In the genome of Anabaena cylindrica PCC 7122, the window GAGTAATGCTAATTTAACGAATGCAAGTTTAGTACACGCTAATTTAACTCAGGCAAAATTAATTAAAGTTGAATGGATGGGCGCTGACTTAACAGGCTGTACCTTAACTGGTTCTAAACTTTATGCTACCCCTCGTTTTGGTTTGAAGACTGAAGGGATCAAATGCGAATGGGTTGATTTGTCTGCTACAGGCGATCGCACAATCATTCAAAATTTTAATGGTGATGAATCACGAGACTTTTTTAATGCCACTCCGCCCACTATTCGTATTATTGTTGATCTACCATTAGAGCATGAGGCAAATTTTGTCCTCGCTGGTGCTTATTACCAAATTGCTCAAGAGTATGATGCCATGATACAACCGGCTAGTGTAGAAAACGGCAGCCGCAGAACAGTTTTTACTTTTCGAGTTGATAAAGACGAAAATTTATTATCAACTGCTTTTATGGCAATTCTACCTTTTAAGGATGCCAGCGCCACTCAAAAAAGTATCTATATGTTGGTAGATATGATGCGTCAAGAAGCGATGAATAACCAGAGTTTTAAATCACCCGCACTTGTTAAAAAACTCATCTTCCTACTAGAGGAAGCTATGCATAAATCTAAAAACATTAAACAGACGAAAAAAAACTTAGAAGTGGCCGCGAGATTAAAATTCTTTAAAGCGCCAACCCAGACAATTTTAACAAATTCTAATGCTCGATGTTTGACTATTTATGATCATCCCAACTTTGGTAAACGATTTGTGAATCGGACTATTAGTAATTTCAATGATGAAATATTAGATGAATCAGAATATATTATGCCTTCGTTAAAAATGGCAATAGATTTTATCCAAGGTTTTTACGTCATTAACCAGCAGTAATTGGTGATAACACAGCAGGAGTCAGGAGTCAGAATTCAGGAGTCAGAAGGAGAAGAGTGTTATTCAGCACACTCTAAATAGGGTTTGCTGATATCGTAAGCCATATAAACCAAAAGCCTAGATATATCAACAGTTTCAGGCTGAAAAAGTTGGAGAAGGTGCAAGTCATAAGCGATGAAATCATCAAAAATCGTTCATTTACCCAAATTCGATACTATTTCTGATCTCAGGGCTGTTTCATTCTAAGATTTGACATTTTATGTATTTACAAGAATACGTCGTTTGAGGCTTTAGAGGGTTGATCTGACGACGGCTAAGAACACCTAAATTCGGTGCTGAAATATAGAATGAAATAACCCTGATTCTGATCTCCTTCTAATTCTTCCTCCTGACTCCTGACTCCTGACTCCTAGCCCTAACGAAAAGACTTTTTCAGCATACTCTAAATAAATTACTGGAAAAAGAAAATGCGCGATCGCTTGAATCGAATGATGGGGAAAACTCGCTATGTCGTCTGTCGCCTATTCCTGCACTTAAGCGGGGGTGAAGTAGCACCAGTTCTGGGTGTACTCAATCGTGCTGCACGGCAAGCAATGGACGCTGAAGGCGATTTAGAAGTTTTGGGAGAAGAATTGGTCGCCATTTGTCAAAACCTTCTCCAATATGATGACTACTGGACATCAGCCGCTAATGAAGGTGATGTTTTTTGGAGTGAAGGAGAAGCCGGAGATTATGTCAATGAATTATTTACCGACTCAGCCCAAAGATATCTCAGTGAACCAGATTTTAGTTCGGCTTCTGGTTTCGATGAACCTTTATCTATCCCTGTCACCCGCAATGTAGTTGTCATGCTAACAGTGGCCTATGAGGGAGAAGTACCGCAATTAGAAACAGACCTTTCTAACATCCAGGCATTAAAAGAAGGTTTCAAAGCTCTCATCAATCTGCACTACAAACATAACCTCCAAGCTATCCAAGTGCATTTTTCACCCGCACAGTTAGGAGATGAACTGACTAACGATCAGTTATTGCAGTATTTTCCTGAATTGATTCCCTTATAACTTTTTGGTTAGTCTATATTTACCACCTGCATTCATCACTTTAGGAAAATCATGTAATGCTCATGACCATAGCACGTAAATTTACAGTCATTTTATTATCTCTGACCTTGTGCTTAACAACCGTTGCCTGTGGAGGTGGAAACCAAACTACATCTTCATCTCCAACAAACAATGTTAGCCAAACTGCTACCCCCACCAAGATAAGTGATGGACAGTACCCCATACAACAAGCCTCTTATAACGATGCCAACGGGGAATATACGCTGTTTTTACTCAATAGTCAGCCCCCGACCTTTGCCACCGAAAAATTACAAATGGCACGGCTGACTGATGAAGAAATCAAAGAGGGCAAAAAAACTTACCTAAAAGTAGAAAAAGGAGAACCAGCTTTATACCTGACAGAAGATTTTAAAATTGAGTACGTTCATAACGTCACTGAAACTAAAACTAATCCCCAAACAGGACAACAGGAAACCGTTGTTGTTCGCCGGGAATCTAACTTTTGGACACCCTTTGCCGCTTCTTTAGCTGGTAACGTCGCAGGTCAAGCAATTGGTAGCCTTTTATTTAGACCTCAGTATTATGTGCCTCCTGTTTATCAATCAGGTGGGATTATGAGTGGTTACGGTGGATATGGTTCTACCTATAACCAAGCGGTTTCCAGCTATCGCACTCGTTACAATGAACCACCCGCAGCCGTGAGAAATCGCACTGCTTTCCGCACTACAGGGACAATCAGAAACCCCTCTAGACAGGTTCGCACGACACCCCGCACAAATACAGGTAGATCGACTGGTTCCGGTTTTGGTGGTAGTACCCTCCGTCCTTCCGGTAACTCTAACTCTACTCCTCGTCGCAATTCTGGTAGTAGTTTTGGTAGTGGTGGACGTTCTTCTGGTAGCCGGTCTTCTGGATTTGGTAGTAGAAGCAGAAGAAGGTAATTCGTAATTCGTAATTCGTAATTCGTAATTCGTAATTATTAGCTCAATTACAAATTACGAATTCGTTTTTTAAACTGCTACAGTTACAGGTTGCGGCCAGCGTCCCATGACTTTGGTAATCACGGACAACTCTTGCATCAAATGATCAAAACGGTCTGGTGTTAAAGATTGGGGCCCATCAGATAAGGCTTTGGCAGGATTGGGATGTACCTCAATCATGAGAGAATCTGTACCAGCTGCGATCGCAGCCATAGCCATAGAAGGAACAAATTCAGACCAACCAGTACCATGACTGGGATCAATCATAATTGGTAGGTGAGTCAGCTTTCTCAACACCGGCACAACCGACAAATCTAGAGTATTGCGGGTATACTGGCGGTCAAAAGTTCTAATTCCCCGTTCACACAAAATCACATTAGGATTACCCGCAGCCAAAATATACTCAGCCGCCATTAACCAGTCTTCAATTGTCGCCGCCATGCCTCGTTTTAAAAGCACTGGTTTCGGTTGCGCCCCAACTTTTTTGAGCATGGAGAAATTCTGCATATTTCTCGCACCCACTTGAATGACATCGGCAACTTCGCCAATTTTCTCCAAGTCTTCAGTATCCATCACTTCGGTAATAATGCCGAGTCCGCTCACTTCCCGCGCCTTAGCTAACAATTCCAAAGCACTTTCGCCGTGACCTTGAAAAGCATAAGGTGAAGTCCGGGGTTTGTATGCCCCACCACGCAAAAACTTAGCGCCAGCAGCCTTAACACGCCGAGCCGTCTCCACAATCATTTCTTCATTTTCTACAGAGCAAGGCCCTGCCACAACTACCAAAGGATGGTGTTGACCAAACACCACATTTCCATCGGGAGTCTTCACCACCACCTCCGAAGCTTCCCCATGACGGAACTGGCGACTAGCCCGCTTGTAAGGTACTTCTACTCGTAAAACTTGCTCAATCCATTGACTCAATTCCTGAATTTGCAAGGGGTCTAAGTTAGCAGTTTCACCTACTAGAGCTATTACTACTTTATGCTTGCCAATGATTTTTTCTGGTGTTAATCCCCAGCTAGTTAATTCTTCTTCAATACGGTCTATTTCGGCTTGCGGGGAACCAACTTTCATAACAACAATCATGTTAAAGTTCCTATGTATTTGGGTAGATTATTTAGCGATTCAGTAATGTAGTTTGATTTAGTAAGAATTCAGAAGTTAGAGATACCAAAAAATAAATTATTCAAATATTTTTATATAAAAAAATGTAGCGCTCGGTACTTTCTTCTGAATATTGGGTATAAACAAGACAATATATATTTTTCTTAATATTGATGTTGAAGTGATAAAATTTCAACTTCAACATTCATTCTTCAATTTACCCAATATTGCAGTTATCTAGATACCTGAGCGCTGATTCTCAGACGTTCTTGCTGCGAGTTTCGCGCCAAACCTCGATCATCCTTCCCCAGTTGGTACTAAACTCATCTAAACCTAGTAAATTTCCAGGTCTTTCTTCATCCCAAGAGGCAGAAAGAACACCATAGGTTATCCCCAATACCCCTAAACCAAATAATCCCATATTTACTAATAACACAGCGATGGGAGGTAGTTGGATATGGGCATATATGACCAGTAGATAACTGGCAACAAGACTGACAATACCCAAAGTTGTGGGTACACCACAAAACGCAGCCACTCGGCGGATCATCCGTTGGCTAACAACCTCAGGAATAGCCATTTCTTCCTTGGTGAAGGGTGGCTGCTTTTGCGTCTGTTTACCAGACTCCTGTGGCTTGGGGGCGGGTTGAGTTTTAGCCTTTACTGGTTTTGGGCGCTTTTTGTTTGGCTCAAAAGGTAAGCGACTACGTTCTGATTCTTCAGCAGGCATAAGCAGCAATTCCTAACCACGAATACCGAGACGAGCAATCAAAGCTTGATACTTTTCCCGACTGCCCTTTTGGATATAGCTGAGAAGACGCTTGCGTTGTCCAATCATCTTCAATAATCCTCTGCGGGAGGAATGGTCTTTCTTATTAGCTTGGAGATGTTGACTGAGGCGGTTAATGCGATCAGTCAACATAGCGATTTGGACATCGGCCGAACCGGTGTCGGTTTCATGGACTTGGTAGCCCGAAATAAGTTCTTGTTTGCGCTGTTGCGTCAGAGCCATGAGCGATTAAATTGTGATTTTTTCTAAATGTATGCAGCAGTCTCCCATAATATCACAGCCTTCAATCTGTGTGGTGAATTAGCTTTGTGACTACTGAGATGCTGGCTTTTGAGCAATTTGCCCTTCTCAAAGCGATCGCTATTGTTCTATTTCCTCTACAACCCCGTTTAAAAATATATAAATAAACCTCAGCGACCCTCCGCGTTAACCTCAGCGTTCCTCTGCGTTAAAAAAAGCTCTTAGCTCACCCTAGGAATCGCACTCTCAAGACCAAGAAATGCGATCGCTTTAGGCAGTTACCTTCATGCGATCGCACATCGCTCTTCCTAACTAAACAGATTGATCACAGCACTTACCAAACTGTGAGTAATCGGTAAACTATCAACCACCATCGCCAGACACAACAGCATCATGTAGGAGATGGAATAAAGAAACAACTCTCTAGCTTTAGTCCGATCTTCGGGATTTTGCAGCAAGCGCCAGGCTTTGTGAACAAATATTCCTCCCAATGTCAAAGCCACAAAGGCATAAACAACACCACTGGCGTGTAAAGGATAAAACAATAGTACTGTGGCAGTTACGGTAATCACCGTGTAATACCAAATTTGCCGGACAGTGGCTTCATCACCTGCTACCACTGGTAACATAGGTATGCCCACCTTGGCGTAATCATCACGAATCATCAAAGCCAAAGCCCAGAAATGAGGCGGAGTCCATAAAAAGACGATCGCAAAAATTAGCCATGCCGCCCAGCTTAAAGTATCAGTTACAGCCGCCCAACCCACCAAAGCTGGGATTGCTCCCGCAGCACCACCAATGACGATATTTTGAGTGCTGTGGCGTTTCAGCCAGTGGGTATAGACCAAAATGTAAAAAATAATGCCAGAAAAAGCCAAAAGTGCTGCTAATAAATTTGCAAATACTGTGAGGATGGTAAAAGAACCAACAGCCAGAGCGATCGCAAAAATTAAAGCATCACGGGGCTGAACCCTACCAGAAGGCATAGGACGATGGCGCGTCCGTTCCATGTCGTAATCTATATCTCGGTCATAGATACAGTTAATCGTCTGAGCGCTAGCAGCAGCCAAAGTACCACCAATTAGTGTTACTAGCAACAACAAAGGGTCTACTTGTCCCTGAGCAGCAATCCACATACTCCCAGCCGTAGTAATTAACAGCAACGGAATAATCCGGGGCTTAGTTAGCTGGTAGTAGCTTTGAACAACTTGTAGAAATGTATCGTGGTGGCGAGAGACATTAGTCTCAATCATGTCGGCTCTACTTCCTTTCTCAGTTATCAATTACGAGGTGACTAGGTGACAGGTGACAGATGACAGGTGACAGGTGACAGTAAGAAGGGAATAGAGACGAATTTTGCCAATTACCAATTACCAATTACCCATTACCAATTACTAGCAACTTGAGTTACTAAGTGTTCTGTCGCGGAGTGATAAAACTGTGAACACAACCAAAGTACCCAGCAAAGTAGCACCTACAGCTTGGTGAGTCACAGTCAGAGGTTCAACTTGTAGATGTAGCCGGAAAGTCGCAACTCCCAACAGTAGTTGTAAAATCAACAGACTACCAGCCATATTTGCCAGTCGGCGCAAAGCTGGATGTAAAGCGGGTGTCCGCCAAGAGATAAAAACTATTGCCAAAATAGCCACCGTTGGTGGCAGCAAACCTACAATATGGCTGTACATCACTCCACAAAGCTGAGAATCACCAAAACATTGGTGTACAGCCCAGCGAGAACCGACAACAGCCCCTAGTAGACTTTGCAAGTAAACGAAAATAGAGGCAGTTAAACCCACCCAAGGCAGCTTACCAACCGTTCCAGTCCCTTGATATGGGCTAAGTGCTGTACCGATGACTAAGAGAGTAGTGAAAAACAATAGTGCCGTTCCCAAATGGGCGGTAACAATATCAAACCGCAGCAATTCAGTAACAGTAAGTCCCCCCAAAACGCCTTGAAAGACAATTAAAAACAGGGCGAATGTAGAAGCCCAAGGTAGCCAGTTGGGTAAAACACGACGATGCCACCAGGATAAACCCGAAAGTGCGATCGCGCTAAAACCAATCAAAGCTGCATCTAATCTGTGAAACCACTCCAAAAACACCTGGAGATTCATTTGCTTGGCAGGCACCAATTCCCCATAGCACAGAGGCCAATCGGGGCAAGCAAGTCCAGCATTCATCACGCGGGTAGCACTGCCTATGGCCATCAAAATCAAGGTGGCTATGCAAATCTTCCACACCAAGCGACGAATTACTTCCTTGGGGCTATTGTGTTGGGCAGCCGCTTCATTTTGTTGTTGTAGGACAAATTCGTTCATCAACGATACCTTCCGCCCGCTTGAGGTAGATATTCTTATAAATTATCTATTTGAGTCAATCCAGACCTATCTACACCCTAACCTATGAGCTAAGATTTATAGATTGGCTTCCGCTTTTACTTATACTTTGAATCACTTCAGGTACTTTTATCTGTAAGATTTAGGTATTTTTTAAGATATGAATAATTAATTAATGGCAATTCTTAAGAATTTACTAAAATTTTCCAAAAATTCTTCTATATAATTGTCATTATTTGTTAGCGATATCACATAAATCCCTTTTACTCAAGATTACTCAACTTATTAAAAAAATTAATAAAAATTTCAGACATTGAGACCCTATATTCTATAGTCTGCACTACCTTAGTAAGTGAGTGACTTTGAAATAACGTAGTAAATTCAGTTAAGTAAGCCGTGAAAATTCCAAGTTCGATCTGGACATTACTCATTGGCATTGTGCTAACCTTAGCCAGCCTTTGGTACGGTCAAAATCACGGTCTGTTACCCACAGCCGCATCTGATGAAGCCATCTTAGTAGATGGTCTATTCAACACGATGATGATCGTCTCTACAGGTATCTTTCTACTTGTTGAAGGTATTTTAATTTATGCTGCATTTAAATACCGCCGCCGTGCGGGTGACAATGAAGATGGGCCAGCAATTGAGGGTAATGTACCTCTAGAAATACTCTGGACGGCGATCCCAGCGATTATCGTCCTCGGTATTTCTGTTTATAGCTTTGATGTCTACAACGAAATCGGTGGCTTTGATCCTCATGCAGTCCATGCTGCCCCGGAAATGCCGATGATGCAAGAATCAATGTCAATGCCAGGAACAGCTATTGCTGCCACTTTAAGCGATACACCTCCTAGCACTGAACCAAACCTGATTGCCCAAGTAGATAATGTCACTCCCCAACAAGGGGAAAAGCCATCACAATTAGTCGTTAACGTCTCTGCACTCCAGTATGCTTGGATTTTCACTTATCCAGATACAGGCGTGACAACTGGTGAACTCCATATACCCGTCGGTCAACAAGTGGAAATGAATATGACAGCTAACGATGTCATCCATGCCTTCTGGGTTCCAGAATTTCGCCTCAAACAAGATGTGATCCCCGGTAGACAAAGTGAGATTCGCTTCACACCCAATAAGGTGGGTGAGTATACCTTAATTTGTGCTGAACTTTGTGGACCATACCACGGGGCGATGAGAACACAAGTAGTGGTAGAGTCCCAAGAGGCTTATGACACTTGGATGCAAGAACAGCTAGTTGCTAGTAAGGAAACCCTGAATCAAGCCGTTGCCGTTAACCCGACGGATTTATCCGCAGATGAATTTCTCGCCCCCTACACTAAGGACATGGGAATTCATTCAGAAATGCTGCCTTTCCACAGAAGTTCAGAAGTTGTAGGATTTGCAGGAGTTACAGAATAATTCTCTTGTTCTCTGTCTTGAAGATATTTAACAGGGAATTAGGAAAATTTTAAACTCCTGACTCCTGACTCCTGACTCCTGACTCCTGACTCCTGAACTCCTGAACTCCTTATTCAGACTATGACACAAGCACAGTTACAAGAAACTGCTAATATCCCTGCTCATATTGAAGAAGAAGGGGAAAGACATTGGCGTGACTTCTTTGGCTTTAGTACCGATCATAAAGTGATTGGTATTCAATACTTAGTCACTTCGTTTATTTTTTACTGTATTGGCGGCGTGATGGCTGACTTAGTGCGGACAGAATTACGTACTCCTGACGTAGATTTTGTTACTCCAGAAGTCTATAACAGCCTGTTTACACTCCACGCCACTATCATGATTTTCCTGTGGATCGTACCAGCAGGGGCAGGTTTTGCTAACTATCTCATTCCCTTGATGATTGGGGCTAGGGATATGGCTTTCCCCCGCTTGAATGCTGTGGCTTTTTGGATGATTCCGCCAGCGGGTATATTGCTCATCGCTAGTTTAGTAGTGGGTGATGCCCCAGATGCCGGTTGGACTTCCTACCCTCCTTTGAGCTTGGTAACAGGTCAAGTGGGTGAGGCTATTTGGATTATGAGTGTCTTACTGTTGGGTACGTCTTCGATTTTGGGGGCAATTAATTTTATTGTCACCCTGCTGAAAATGCGTGTTCCTAGCATGGGTATCTATCAATTGCCTTTGTTTTGCTGGTCAATGTTCGCAACTTCCGCACTGGTATTGATATCGACACCTGTTTTAGCGGGAGCGTTGATTCTCCTTTCCTTTGACTTATTGGCAGGGACAACATTTTTTAATCCGACTGGTGGTGGTGATCCGGTGGTGTACCAGCATATGTTCTGGTTTTACTCGCACCCTGCGGTTTACATTATGATTTTGCCGTTTTTTGGGGCAATTTCGGAAATTCTGCCAGTTCATGCTCGCAAACCAATTTTTGGCTATAAAGCGATCGCTTTTTCGTCTCTAGCTATCAGCTTTTTGGGTCTAATTGTCTGGGCGCATCATATGTTTACCAGCGGTATCCCTGGCTGGTTACGAATGTTTTTTATGATCACCACAATGATCATTGCTGTACCCACGGGCATTAAAATTTTTGGTTGGTTAGCAACCATCTGGGGCGGCAAAATCCGTCTCAATAGTCCCATGTTGTTTGCAATGGGCTTTTTAGGAACTTTTGTAATTGGCGGTATCAGTGGCGTAATGTTGGCATCTGTGCCTTTTGATATTCACGTTCACGATACTTACTTTGTAGTGGCACACCTGCACTACGTTCTCTTTGGTGGTAGCGTTTTAGGGATCTTTGCCGCTATCTACCACTGGTTCCCGAAAATGACGGGAAGAATGATCAATGAATTTTGGGGTAAGGTTCACTTTGTTTTAACCATTGTTGGTCTAAATATGACCTTTTTACCCATGCACAAGCTAGGCATGATGGGTATGAATCGCCGTATTGCCCAATATGACCCCAAATTTACATCATTGAATGAAATTTGCACTTACGGGTCTTATATTCTCGCCATTTCCACATTACCCTTTATTATCAATGCAATTTGGAGTTGGTTATACGGGCCTAAAGCTGGTAACAACCCATGGCAAGGACTCACTCTAGAGTGGATGACTACTTCACCACCAGCAATAGAGAATTTTGAAAAACTGCCCGTATTGACTACTGGCCCTTATGACTATGGTGTCGGTGAGAAAAAAGTTGATGTCAGTGCAGTGTTAAGCGTTCAACCTGACGAACCATATCCAACCATTGAGTCTGGTGTGTAATTAATAATTCGTAATTTTCTTTAATTACGAATTACGAATTACGAATTATCCATTACCAATTTAAAAATTCATGCAAAGTCAGATAATTGACACAGCACAAGTTGAACAAAATCATCACCACGCAGCATCTGTTGACCATCATGAAGCACATCCAGATCATCGGATGTTTGGGTTGGTTGTCTTCTTGATTGCTGAGGGGATGATTTTTGTAGGGATGTTCGGGGCTTATTTAGCTTTCCGTTCTATCTTACCTGTCTGGCCTCCCGCAGGTACACCAGAGTTAGAACTTTTGCTACCTGGTGTGAATACCATTATTTTGATTAGCAGCAGTTTTGTCATGCATAAGGGTGATACTGCGATCAAAACTAATGATGTCAAAGGAATGCGGACTTGGTTGGCCATTACTGCCGCTATGGGTGCGATTTTCTTGATGGGTCAGGTTTATGAATACACCCATTTAGAATTTGGTTTAACTACAAATTTATTTGCCAGTGCATTTTACGTCTTAACTGGCTTCCACGGACTGCACGTAACTATTGGAGTATTGGCGATTTTAGCAGTTTTGTGGCGATCGCGCACTCCCGGTCACTACAGCAACGAAAAGCACTTCGGTATTGAAGCCGCTGAACTGTACTGGCACTTTGTAGACGTAATTTGGATCATTCTGTTTGGATTACTGTATCTACTTTAAGTATTAATTACTTGGTTGTTCACTCTACTTGAATAACTTACATTCCCCCACCCAGGGGGTTTTTTATTGCCATTTATTCAGATTAAAATTGAGGTTTAATATAGGCATCCCATATAGTTTTCAATTGGTCTGCATCTGATCCAAAAATTAGTCCGATTTTAGCTATTAACAAAGATTTTTCTAAGCAATCAAGTCTAGATAAACGCACAGTTGAGGGAATACGCAGACCAGCAATTTTCCAATCATTTAACACTACATCCGTTTGTGTGCGTGGTTGTGCAGAAGTAACCACTGCGGCTATCACATCATCTCCATCTAACCAAAGTATAAGAATAGGGCGTTTTTTAGAACTTATACCATTGGTAAAGGGAATATCAGCCACCCAGAATTCACCCGGATGTATAGTCATCATAAAGTCCCTCATCTGCTGAAGAGTAGCCTTTTAAAAATGCGTCATGGCCGCGAGTAATTACCAAATGATTAGGCTTTGGTTGGATAGTAATTATCCAATTTCCTGCGCCTATACTTTCTAATAATGATTCTGGTAAAGCCAACTTTTCCCCTGGGTTAAGTTCAACTTCATAAGTGATATTAACTATTTTATTTTTCATAAAACCTCATGGGATGCGGGAAACTCAGTCTCTTCAAGGCTGAAAGGGAAGCGGCTCAAGGAATTTTAATCCCCGTCCATCCTAAAATGCGTAATATGCTTGGAAGAATTCGTTTAAATTTATTGTACTCCAGGCAATCAAAACAGCCTAGCAATCTATTTATTGAAGTTTTATAGCGATCGCGCACTCCCGGACACTACAGCAACGAAAAGCACTTCGGTATTGAAGCCGCTGAACTGTACTGGCACTTTGTAGATGTAATTTGGATCATTCTGTTCGGATTACTATATCTACTTTAGGTATTAATTACTTAGTTGTTCACTCCACTTGAATAACTTATCAACCTCCATTTGGGGGTTTTTTTATAGGTTTTTTACCGACTCCGCCAAATATGAATTTTCCCATCAAATCCACCACTAGACAGAAATTGCCCGTCACGACTAAAAGCAATATCCTCAATGGGCTGCGCTAACGCATTCACCGACTTACTCTGACTATCAAAAGTATTTTTTAACTCACCCGTAGTTAAATCCCACAGCTTAATTCCATCTTTGCCACCACTGGCTAGGGTTTTACCATCAGGATGAATAGCAACAGTGTTCACCCAATTATTATGTCCGGTGAGGGTGTGGATTCGTTCACCACTGTTGACATTCCAAACTTTGATGCTGGCATCCCGACTGGCACTAACTAAAGCTTCGCCATTGGGTGTAAAAGCTAACCCAGTTACTATTTGA includes:
- a CDS encoding COX15/CtaA family protein, which produces MNEFVLQQQNEAAAQHNSPKEVIRRLVWKICIATLILMAIGSATRVMNAGLACPDWPLCYGELVPAKQMNLQVFLEWFHRLDAALIGFSAIALSGLSWWHRRVLPNWLPWASTFALFLIVFQGVLGGLTVTELLRFDIVTAHLGTALLFFTTLLVIGTALSPYQGTGTVGKLPWVGLTASIFVYLQSLLGAVVGSRWAVHQCFGDSQLCGVMYSHIVGLLPPTVAILAIVFISWRTPALHPALRRLANMAGSLLILQLLLGVATFRLHLQVEPLTVTHQAVGATLLGTLVVFTVLSLRDRTLSNSSC
- a CDS encoding pentapeptide repeat-containing protein — its product is MTIEELLAKYATGVLDFSGADLPEVNLSGAKLTGINLSKANLSVANLSGATLNDANFSETKFNVARLSSANLSGAILNNSSLNVANLIRADLSRTQLRHASFVRAELIRTNFSRADMYEANLNHADLREATLRQVNLRNANLSEANLRGACFQEANLEMANLNASDLTSCDLSGANLRDSELRQANFCMANLSGADLSGVNLRWADLRGANLSWADLSGAKLSGANLTGADLSNANLTNASLVHANLTQAKLIKVEWMGADLTGCTLTGSKLYATPRFGLKTEGIKCEWVDLSATGDRTIIQNFNGDESRDFFNATPPTIRIIVDLPLEHEANFVLAGAYYQIAQEYDAMIQPASVENGSRRTVFTFRVDKDENLLSTAFMAILPFKDASATQKSIYMLVDMMRQEAMNNQSFKSPALVKKLIFLLEEAMHKSKNIKQTKKNLEVAARLKFFKAPTQTILTNSNARCLTIYDHPNFGKRFVNRTISNFNDEILDESEYIMPSLKMAIDFIQGFYVINQQ
- the ctaD gene encoding cytochrome c oxidase subunit I, whose product is MTQAQLQETANIPAHIEEEGERHWRDFFGFSTDHKVIGIQYLVTSFIFYCIGGVMADLVRTELRTPDVDFVTPEVYNSLFTLHATIMIFLWIVPAGAGFANYLIPLMIGARDMAFPRLNAVAFWMIPPAGILLIASLVVGDAPDAGWTSYPPLSLVTGQVGEAIWIMSVLLLGTSSILGAINFIVTLLKMRVPSMGIYQLPLFCWSMFATSALVLISTPVLAGALILLSFDLLAGTTFFNPTGGGDPVVYQHMFWFYSHPAVYIMILPFFGAISEILPVHARKPIFGYKAIAFSSLAISFLGLIVWAHHMFTSGIPGWLRMFFMITTMIIAVPTGIKIFGWLATIWGGKIRLNSPMLFAMGFLGTFVIGGISGVMLASVPFDIHVHDTYFVVAHLHYVLFGGSVLGIFAAIYHWFPKMTGRMINEFWGKVHFVLTIVGLNMTFLPMHKLGMMGMNRRIAQYDPKFTSLNEICTYGSYILAISTLPFIINAIWSWLYGPKAGNNPWQGLTLEWMTTSPPAIENFEKLPVLTTGPYDYGVGEKKVDVSAVLSVQPDEPYPTIESGV
- a CDS encoding DUF1517 domain-containing protein; amino-acid sequence: MRDRLNRMMGKTRYVVCRLFLHLSGGEVAPVLGVLNRAARQAMDAEGDLEVLGEELVAICQNLLQYDDYWTSAANEGDVFWSEGEAGDYVNELFTDSAQRYLSEPDFSSASGFDEPLSIPVTRNVVVMLTVAYEGEVPQLETDLSNIQALKEGFKALINLHYKHNLQAIQVHFSPAQLGDELTNDQLLQYFPELIPL
- a CDS encoding PAM68 family protein, with translation MPAEESERSRLPFEPNKKRPKPVKAKTQPAPKPQESGKQTQKQPPFTKEEMAIPEVVSQRMIRRVAAFCGVPTTLGIVSLVASYLLVIYAHIQLPPIAVLLVNMGLFGLGVLGITYGVLSASWDEERPGNLLGLDEFSTNWGRMIEVWRETRSKNV
- the aroF gene encoding 3-deoxy-7-phosphoheptulonate synthase, whose amino-acid sequence is MIVVMKVGSPQAEIDRIEEELTSWGLTPEKIIGKHKVVIALVGETANLDPLQIQELSQWIEQVLRVEVPYKRASRQFRHGEASEVVVKTPDGNVVFGQHHPLVVVAGPCSVENEEMIVETARRVKAAGAKFLRGGAYKPRTSPYAFQGHGESALELLAKAREVSGLGIITEVMDTEDLEKIGEVADVIQVGARNMQNFSMLKKVGAQPKPVLLKRGMAATIEDWLMAAEYILAAGNPNVILCERGIRTFDRQYTRNTLDLSVVPVLRKLTHLPIMIDPSHGTGWSEFVPSMAMAAIAAGTDSLMIEVHPNPAKALSDGPQSLTPDRFDHLMQELSVITKVMGRWPQPVTVAV
- a CDS encoding heme o synthase; translation: MIETNVSRHHDTFLQVVQSYYQLTKPRIIPLLLITTAGSMWIAAQGQVDPLLLLVTLIGGTLAAASAQTINCIYDRDIDYDMERTRHRPMPSGRVQPRDALIFAIALAVGSFTILTVFANLLAALLAFSGIIFYILVYTHWLKRHSTQNIVIGGAAGAIPALVGWAAVTDTLSWAAWLIFAIVFLWTPPHFWALALMIRDDYAKVGIPMLPVVAGDEATVRQIWYYTVITVTATVLLFYPLHASGVVYAFVALTLGGIFVHKAWRLLQNPEDRTKARELFLYSISYMMLLCLAMVVDSLPITHSLVSAVINLFS
- a CDS encoding cytochrome c oxidase subunit II — translated: MKIPSSIWTLLIGIVLTLASLWYGQNHGLLPTAASDEAILVDGLFNTMMIVSTGIFLLVEGILIYAAFKYRRRAGDNEDGPAIEGNVPLEILWTAIPAIIVLGISVYSFDVYNEIGGFDPHAVHAAPEMPMMQESMSMPGTAIAATLSDTPPSTEPNLIAQVDNVTPQQGEKPSQLVVNVSALQYAWIFTYPDTGVTTGELHIPVGQQVEMNMTANDVIHAFWVPEFRLKQDVIPGRQSEIRFTPNKVGEYTLICAELCGPYHGAMRTQVVVESQEAYDTWMQEQLVASKETLNQAVAVNPTDLSADEFLAPYTKDMGIHSEMLPFHRSSEVVGFAGVTE
- the rpsO gene encoding 30S ribosomal protein S15, whose translation is MALTQQRKQELISGYQVHETDTGSADVQIAMLTDRINRLSQHLQANKKDHSSRRGLLKMIGQRKRLLSYIQKGSREKYQALIARLGIRG